The window GAGTAAACTATGGCCGTTCAACAGAACCGAAAAACTCGTTCCAAGCGTGGCATGCGTCGTTCGCACGATGCTTTGACCAGCTCTACCCTTTCCACCGACCCAACCACTGGTGAAAAGCACCGCCGTCACCACGTGACTGCCGATGGCTTTTACCGCGGTCGCAAAGTTGTTGAAGTTGGCGACGACGAGTAAGTTTGTCACAACAGATACATCTCTCTATTGATGCGATGGGCGGGGACCAAGGTCCCCGCCTTGTTATTGAGGCATCAATCGCCTTTCTCAAACGCTACCCTCACACACGTCTTACCTTGTTTGGCGATTTTGCTGACTTGGAGGCTGCCGTGAAGGGTAGCGTTTGTGCTTCCCGCATGTCCCTTATTCAAACCGAAATAACTGTTGCTGCTGATGAGAGGGCGGGTAGCGCTTTGCGTCATAAACAAGGCTCATCCATGTGGAAGGCGGTGGAGCTGGTGGCGACAGGGCAGGCGGACGCTTGCGTGAGCGGTGGCAACACCGGCGCGTTAATGGCGATGGGACGCAAACTTATCAAAACGTTCCCAGGGGTGAGTCGACCAGCGATCTGTAAGCCCATTCCGACAGCACGCGGATCGAGCTTTATTCTTGATCTCGGCGCCAACCTCAACTGTTCGGCTCAGCAACTGGTGCAGTTTGCGCTCATGGGGTCTGCTTTGGCGAGAGTGTATGGTCGCGAAAACCCGTCGGTGGCGCTGTTGAATGTGGGTACAGAGCTGAGCAAGGGCAGTGAGTCTATTCTTACCGCCGCAGCGCTGATGCGGGAGCACCCGACGATTAACTTCGCAGGGTTTGTAGAAGGGCACGGTCTGTATCAAGGCGAAGTCGACGTTGTTGTGTGCGACGGTCTCATCGGCAACGTGGCATTAAAGGTGAGCGAAGGTGTCGCTGCATTTATTGCCTCCAGCCTGAAAGCCAAATTGCGTGAGAATCGTTTCAATCAGATTGCTGGCTTAATTGTGGAGCCCCTCCTGCGTCGCTGGATGGCAGCGTACAACCCGTCGAACTTTAATGGTGCTGCCATGCTGGGTCTTCAGCGAACACTGGTAAAAAGCCATGGCGGCACCGACAAGTTTGGTTTTGAGCAGGCTTTGGTCGCCGCAGTGGACCAGGTGTCGGCTAATATTCCCGAGCGGATAGCTCAGTGTCTTTGAGCTGTGCGTGTTTAACTGCATGTTTTACTAGAACAAAAGCAAGGTAAGTAGAGTTATGAGTAATTCCAAGCTGGCGTTTGTTTTCCCCGGTCAAGGCTCGCAAAAAGTGGGTATGCTGGGTGATCTCGCTGAATCGTATACCGTGGTCAAGGATACTTTTGCGCAGGCGTCAGAGGCGCTGGGCTATGACCTTTGGAAACTGGTGCAGGAGGGGCCTCAGGAAGAGCTGAATATGACCGAGGTCACTCAGCCTGCACTACTTACCGCGAGTGTGGCGACCTGGCGCGTATGGCAGGAAAAAGGCGGTGCCAAGCCAGAGATGATGGCCGGTCACAGCCTTGGGGAGTGGTCCGCATTGGTGTGCGCGGGTATTGTGGATTTCACCGACGCCGTGAAGCTTGTCCGCATGCGCGGTCAATTTATGCAAGAAGCGGTGCCTGCGGGTATCGGTGCGATGGCGGCCATTATTGGCTTGGATGATAGCCTGGTTGAGGAAGCGTGTACTGCTGCGATGGCGGCGGAGGCCAGTAATGCGCAAGACATTGTTTCTCCCGTCAACTACAATTCCCCGGGCCAATTGGTTATCGCAGGTCATGCGGCGGCAGTCGAGCGGGCGATGGCGCTTTGTAAAGATGCAGGTGCCAAGCGTGCGTTGTTATTGCCTGTGAGTGCGCCGTTCCACACAGCGCTGATGAAGCCTGCCGCAGACAGGCTTGCTGAGCATATCCAGAGCACGGCGTTTGAAAGTCCGTCAATTCCCGTGGTGCACAATGTTACCGCGCAAACGCTGACTGACGCCGAGGAAATTAAAGCGATTATGGTTGCACAAATATATTCAGCTGTTCGCTGGGTTGCTTGTGTTAACGCCTTGACCAGCGCAGGCATTGGTACCACTGTAGAATGCGGCCCTGGCAAAGTTCTTTCAGGTTTAAACAAGCGCATCGACCGCGCTCTTAACACATTAAGTACCGACAGCGAAGACGCGCTCAGCGCTACCTTGTTGGCGTTACCCGAAGCAGGAGAATAATAGCTATGTCGTTGGAAGGAAAAATTGCGATCGTTACAGGTGGCAGCCGTGGAATTGGAGCGGCAATTGCCGACGGGCTTGGTGAAGCCGGTGCGATTGTGATCGGAACTGCGACCAGTGAGAGTGGTGCAGCAGCGATTAGTGAGCGCTTCGCTAGCAAGAACATTCAAGGCATGGGGCAGCCTCTCAATGTAACCGATGCAGACTCTGTTGCAGCTTTGATGTCAGTGGTTTCTGAAAAATACGGTGCGCCGCAAATACTGGTTAATAATGCCGGAATTACCAATGACAATTTGTTAATGCGGATGAGCGACGAAGAGTGGTTTGATGTAATCAATACCAACCTGAGTGCGGTCTACCGCTTGAGTAAAGCCTGTTTGCGCGGCATGATGAAAGCGCGATGGGGTCGTATTGTGAATATCAGCTCGGTTGTCGGGCAGATGGGAAATGCTGGCCAATCCAATTACGCAGCTACCAAAGCTGGTGTGATGGGGTTTGCGCGCTCACTGGCGAAAGAGGTGGGGTCACGGAATATCACGGTTAATTCCGTAGCTCCCGGTTTTATCGATACTGATATGACGAAGGTGTTGAGCGAAGACCAGAAAACCATGATGTTGTCTGCGATTCCGCTGGCTCGACTGGGTCAACCGGAGGAAATTGCGTCTGTGGTGAAGTTCCTCTGTAGCGATGATGCGGCCTATATTACAGGTGAAACGCTGCATGTAAACGGCGGCATGTATATGTGCTAAGCTATTGAAAAATAAAGAAAAATATCGGTATTTTTAATAAAATTGCAATCTGAGGTTACATCGTGGATAAATCGCGTTAAAATGCGCGCACGTGTAAGCCGGATCATCATATTTCTGCCGATTTGTGGCGCTAGGTTACGGCTTAAGAATTGTTCAACAAAACGGCTTCACTAAGATTATCACTAGGAGTTAACTACGATTATGAGCAGCAGCATTGAAGAACGCGTAAAGAAAATTGTTGCAGAGCAACTTGGCGTTAAAGAAGAAGAAGTAAAAAACGAAGCGTCCTTCGTTGAAGATCTGGGTGCAGACTCTCTGGACACCGTTGAATTGGTAATGGCTCTGGAAGAAGAGTTCGAAACCGAAATTCCTGACGAAGAAGCCGAAAAGATTACTACTGTTCAGCTGGCAATCGATTACATCAACGAGAACCTGGCATAAGCCTTTTTCTCTTGATCTGAGCCTTTAACAAAAGCCGTATCTATGAGGAATAGTGCGGCTTTTGTCGTTTTTGTGTCTATGATTTGCATATTTGTGTCTATGATTTGCAGACGTTGAAAGATCTGTCTGATTTGTACAAAGCAATTTTGCTGTTTGGAGAAAGTTCGTGAGTCGAAAGAGAGTTGTTGTTACCGGGTTGGGTATGGTGAGTTCGGTAGGACACAATGTTGAAGATACCTGGCAAGCTATCTTGGCCGGAAAAAGCGGTGTTTCACCGATTAGCTCTTTCGATGTGTCGAGCTTCGCAACGCAGATCAGCGCTTCTGTGCGTGATCTCGATATCACGCCGTATCTGGACGCTAAAGAAGCACGTAAGCTGGATTTGTTTATCCAATACGGCATGGCTGCTGGCGTGCAGGCAATGACCGACTCAGGTTTGCAAGTTGATGAAGCTAACGCTGGTCGTTATGGCTGCGTTATTGGCTCTGGTATTGGTGGGCTGGGTTCAATTGAAGACACGGCGATCACGATTAAAGAGCGCGGTCCTCGCCGGGTTTCGCCTTTTTTTGTGCCCGGCGCAATCATCAATATGATCGCTGGCAACCTGTCCATTCGCTATGGCCTTAAAGGCATGAACCTGGCGGTGACGACGGCCTGCACCTCTGCCACGCACAGCATTGGCCTCGCTGCGCGCGAAATTATGTATGGCAATGCCGATGTAATGTTGGCTGGTGGTGCCGAAATGGCAACTACTCCGGTGGGCATCGGTGGATTCGCTGCCGCACGAGCGTTGTCCAAGCGCAATGATAGCCCGGAGCAGGCGAGCCGCCCCTGGGACAAAGACCGTGATGGTTTTGTGCTGGGTGACGGTGCGGGCATCGTTGTTCTCGAAGAGTACGAACACGCGAAAGCGCGTGGTGCAAACATTTATGCGGAACTGTCCGGGTTTGGTACCAGTGGCGATGCCTATCACATTACGTCTCCGTCAGGAGAGGGTGCTGAGCGAGCTATGCTGAATACTCTGCAAGACGCAAATATCAGTGCGGATAAAATTGACTATATCAACGCGCATGGCACGTCGACTCTGGCCGGAGATAACGCCGAATGCGTCGCCATTAAAAATGTGTTTGGTGACCACGCCTACAAACTGGCTGTGAGCTCAACTAAATCTATGATCGGCCACTTGCTTGGCGCGGCTGGTGCGGTAGAAGCGATTTTTTCTATTTTGAGTCTTCGCGATCAAGTTGCGCCACCTACCATTAATCTGGATAACCCGGATGAAGGCTGCGATCTTAATTTTGTGCCTCATACGGCGCAAGCTATGAAAATCGAAACAGTTTTAAGTAACTCTTTCGGATTTGGTGGTACTAACGGTACCCTGTTGTTCCGCAAAGTTTAACCATTTATGGCCGGCTCCGGCGATCCGCTCGTTTTTCTTAACGGATGCTCTATTGCAGATTTTTCTGCCGGTTCAGTGCTGCTCAATCGCGGATTCCAATACGCCGATGGTGTGTTCGAAACGGCGCGAGTGGAATCCGGAAGGTTACCGCTGCTCGATCTCCATATTGCTCGCTTGCGTCGTGGATGTGAGCGCCTGGGTTTGGTCCTTGCCGAGTTGTTTACAGAGCAATTGAACATCTTTACGCACGCTGTTCGGCAACGTGGGGAATCCGGTGTGGCTAAGCTCACCGTTTACCGCACAGCTTCAGCAAGGGGTAATTATTCCGGGCCGAATTCAACCGCTGAACTGCTATTTCAGTTCACGCCTTCCTCTGTAGTAATCGACGGGCAATGGTGTGCTCCGGCGGTTCGCTTAAAAACTGTTTCGTACCGACTCTACCCAAACCCGCAACTCGCGGGTATAAAACACCTGAATCGCCTTGACTATGCACTGGCAACTAAAAATTTTTCTGCTGGGTTAGATTGCGAAGCGCTGTTGCTGGACCCCGAGGATTGTGTTGTGGAAACGCCGCACCATAATATTTTTTGTTTGCGTGGTCAGCGTTTATTGACCCCGCACCTCGAAAACAGCGGTGTGGCTGGGGTAATGCGCGGGTTGATTCTGGATCTTGGCAAAAAAATAGATGGCGCGGATATCCAGGTTTGCACGTTGCCTGTACAGCAGCTGTTGGCAAGCGATGCGGTATTTTTATGTAACGCATTGCGAGGGATTGTACCTGTAGCCGGGTGTGATCGCGTCGAGTTTGGCAATGCCAGTGCAGAGTTGGCGGAGAGGGTCGCTTTGACGGTTAAAAATTATTTGGACGTCCATCGATGAATGTAAGCCCACTAAAAATAGTATTAGCGATGGCCGTGTGGTCACTGGTTATGGCCTTGTCCATTGGGTTTTATTTATGGCACTGGCTGTATAACCCGAGGACCGTACAAATTATCGAGCCTGTTTTCATTATTGAAAAAGGGGCCACGCTACATTCAGTCGCGAAACGTTTACACGAAGAGCATCTCATTCGCTGGCCAGATGTATGGGTTGTATATGGTCGTATTTTTCACCTTGAAAATATAAAGGCGGGCGAGTACAGGCTGGAAATGGTTTTTTCTCCGGTGGAACTGCTGCAACGGTTTCAAAAATCTGAACATGTTCAGCACCCTGTAACTTTAGTGGAAGGGTTGAGGTTGCGAGATTTCGTGAGCGTTTTGCACCAGCAGGAAAATCTTGTTAACACGCTTGGTCAAAAAACTTATCCTGAACTTGCTCAAGTGTTGAATATTCCAGAAATGCAGCCAGAAGGTTATTTCTATCCAGATACCTATCAATACATTCGTGGCGACGCTGATAAAGATATTTTGTTGCGCGCATACTGGCGCATGAAATCCGTCTTGAGCGAAGAATGGGAACAGCGCGCTGAAGGGCTGCCTTATAGCTCCCCTTACGAAGCGCTGATAATGGCTTCCATTATCGAAAAGGAGACAGGTGTAGGTTATGAGCGAGCAGAGATTGCTGGCGTGTTTGTAAGGCGATTGCAGAAAAAAATGCGATTGCAAACGGATCCAACCGTGATTTATGGCCTTGGTGATGCCTACGATGGAAACCTAAGACGGGTTGATTTGAAAACACCTACTGAGTACAACACCTACACCATTTCAGGGTTGCCTCCGACACCGATTGCCAACCCCGGGCGCGAAGCGATTCACGCGGCACTACATCCCGCTGCGGGGACGGCACTCTATTTTGTTGCCAAGGGAGACGGCTCACACTATTTTTCAAGTACGTTGCAGGAACACGAGGCGGCTGTGCAGCGTTTTCAAAAACAGCGTCGCAGTGATTATCGCTCCTCTCCTGCGCTACCTACCGCTGCTGATCAGACACCTGAAGCGGGAGGAGAACAATGACAGGCCGATTTATAACAGTTGAGGGCACTGAGGGTGTCGGTAAATCGACGAATTTGGCATTTATCGAAGGGTTCTTACGGTCACGGGCTATTGATGTAATTACCACCCGCGAACCAGGGGGAACGCCACTGGCCGAGGAGTTGCGTGAACTACTGCTAGCGAAACGCGAAGAGCCAGTCGATGCATGTGCCGAGCTGTTGATGGTTTTTGCCGCGCGAGCGCAACATCTCAACCAGTTGGTGGCTCCCGCACTAGCTCGTGGCCAATGGGTACTGTGCGACAGGTTTACTGATGCAACTTATGCCTATCAGGGGGCGGGTAGAGGGCTTTCACTCGAAACAATTAGCAAGTTGGAATTTCTGGTGCAAGGAAGTTTGCAGCCCGATATCACCGTTTGGCTGGATATTGACGTGCGGCTCGGTTTAGAGCGTGCGCGTGCGCGTGCAGATCTGGACCGGTTTGAAGAAGAAGACGTAAGTTTTTTCGAGCGTGTGCGAGCGGGCTACCGGGCTCGCGCCGAAGAGGCTCCAGCGCGCTTTTGCAGGATCAACGCAGGGCAGCCCCTCGCGCAGGTGCAGACTGATATACAACGTGCGTTGGAGGCGTTTCTGTAAACGAGGGAATTGCCGTAACGACTTATTCGCGGCGTAGTCGGTATTTTCGATGGTGTGCTTCTCGGTCTAGCTGCTGATTTCGAATTAGTGTCAACAGGTTCTAAGTCATTAGAAGTCGGGTTCGCAATGGATGCTGGTTGGGCATTGTGTAAATGGGTGTACAAACTCCAGCGTTGTGGCATGAAGTAAAAGGCGATCGGATGCTTGCTGGATCGCGTCGGGAGCGTAAAAAGCGTCACCCAGGATGGGATGTCCAAGTTGTTGCATATGAACTCGCAGCTGGTGGGAGCGACCCGTGATAGGCGTTAGCTCAATACGGGTAGTTTGCAGGTCCAGCCGCCTCTCCAGTACTTTGTATTGCGTATGAGCGTGTTTACCCTGTTCCAGGTCTACTTTCTGCTTCGGTCGGTTTGGCCAGTCGCAAATCAGCGGTAAGGTGATTTCGCCGCGATCCTCGGCAACAATACCTGCTACCGTTGCCGTATAGGTTTTAGTCATTTTGCGCTGCTCGAACAAGCGACCGAATCGCACCAGGCTTTCGTGGGACTGCGGGAAAATAACCAGGCCAGATGTAGCCATATCCAAGCGATGCACCACGCGAGAATTGGGGTGTTGGTGTACAAGCTGATCGAAGGCGTTATCCGGAGTTGCCAATCCGGGAACGGTGAGCAGCCCCGCGGGCTTGTTGATGGCGATGATATGATCGTCTTGATAAATAATTGCTAAATCTTGCATATCGGCATTTTATGGGAGTGGCATAAATTTCGGAATATCAATGACAGCGTTTTGTTTTCATGGCTGTAAATATTGCCGTTATTGAAGCGCGCTCTGTGGTCGAAAAAGTGTGTTTATTGGCATGCAGGGTTAATAAAAGCAATAAAGCAAAGTTGAGCTAAATTCATGAGTAAAACAACACCGCCTTACCCCTGGCAAAATACCTATTGGCACCAATTTGCCGGGCAGGTTACTCAGGGGCATTTGCCTCATGCGATTTTATTGCAGGGGGTAGCGGGTATTGGTACGGAAAGTCTTGCGCGGGCGATGGCCGAGTTTTTGATGTGCTCGTCTCCGGTTGAACAGGCTGCATGTGGGCAATGTAAAGTGTGTCGTTTATTGCAGAGCCACAATCACCCCGATCTGTTTCTGCTCTCGCCGGAGGAGAAAAGCGTTGTTATCAAAGTTGATCAGGTTCGCCAGCTGACTGAATTTGTCGCGAAAACCTCGCAGCAAGGTGGTCGTAAACTGGTAATCATTGAGCCCGCAGAAGCAATGAATATCGCTGCCGCAAACGCACTCCTGAAATGTTTCGAAGAACCCTCGGGTGACACGGTTTTTATATTGGTGTGTCATCACGCTAACCGGCTGCTGCCGACCATTCGCAGCCGCTGTGCTTGTCACACGCTTCCAGTGCCAGAGCGTGCCCTGGCCGTATCCTGGCTGGAAACCATGGGCGTGGAAAGCGCGGCACTCCTGCTGGATGAAACTCATGGCGCGCCACTTACTGCGCATCAGTGGTCCCGAGACGACGTTATTGCAAGCCAGGACAAGGCGTGTGAGCTGCTGGTTGCGGCCTTGCAGACACAGAAGCCAGTTACTACGGTTGCAGGCACGCTTGCTGGTGAGTGCTCGGGTCTCGAACTCGCGGAGCTATTGATCAATTGGCTGGAACAGCTGATCCGTGAGCGAACTCGTGGCAGCCGACGGTCGCTGCTTGCCCACTGGGAGCCGTTGGTTGGTGTTGCTCAGGCCCTATCTACCGTGGAATTGTTCAAGCTGCGCGAGGTCTATTGCCAGCGCAAAGCACAGCTACTCGCCAACCCTAATTTGAACGCGAACATGGTAATCGAAGATTTGCTTTTGGAGTGGCAAAGGTATGCACTTCAAGCCGCGCGGCAAGGGAAGTTAGTGGCACAAGTATAAACTTCGCTGTGCTTTGGTTAGCTGCGTTATAATAGAATTTAATGTCACCTATGTGGCTGTATATTGTTTGATCAGGAGTTAGTGTCGCAATGAAAGGTTTAGGCGGTGCCGCCCGCAATGGTATTCTCTCGTTGACGATCCGCGATAAGGCGGTGCTATACGCCGCTTATATGCCATTTGTGAAAAATGGTGGTTTATTTATCCCGACAAACAAGAGCTATAGTCTCGGCGATGAAGTTTTTATGCTACTGAGCCTGATGGACGAGCCCGAAAAAATCCCGGTGGCGGGTAAAGTTGTTTGGATCACCCCTAAGGGCGCTCAAGGCAACCGCGCAGCGGGGATAGGTGTGCAATTTAGCGGGGAGGACGATGTCGCCTCGAAGAAAATCGAAACATACCTGGTTGGCTCGCTGGAGTCGGATCGCCCCACCCATACAATGTAGCCATTTAGGGCACGGAGGTGGCTCCCGCCAGTTTTGTGCTGCCTTACCCTTCAATCCTTTCGAAAGTTCGCATGCTTGTTGATTCTCACTGTCACTTAGATCGTCTCGACCTTACAAAATACGCCGATGGACTCACTGGTGCCATCAATGCCGCCCGGGCACAGGGGGTTGCGGAGTTGCTGTGTGTTTGCATTAGCGAAGAAAACCGCGACAAGGTGGTCGCGATAGCTAAAGCGTTTGATGGCGTATACGCCTCGGTGGGGGTGCACCCCTCCGACGTAGGCGACTCTGTCGTATCCGTCGCTGCATTGAGTGAGTGGGCCGCCATGGACCGGGTAATCGCACTGGGAGAGACTGGGCTCGACTACCATTACAGCCAAGACACTGCCGAGGCGCAGAAACGGAGTTTCGCTAACCACTTAGTGGCAGGTGCGGAGCTGAAACTTCCGGTGATCATTCACACACGAGCGGCAAAGGCCGACACTCTGGATTTAATGGCGGCACATGGGTGTCGCGAAACCGCTGGTGTGATGCACTGTTTCACCGAAGATTGGGAGATGGCGCGCGCGTCACTGGATTTGGGGTTTTATATCTCTATCTCGGGAATTGTCACTTTTCGCAATGCGGCTGAACTGCGTGATGTGGTGCTGAAGATCCCCGCCGATCGATTACTGGTTGAAACTGATTCGCCGTACCTTGCGCCTGTACCATTTCGGGGCAAACCCAACGAGCCACAATATGTGCGGCAGGTGGCGGAATATATCGCGGAGCTGCGTGGTGTGGCGTTCGAAGAGTTAGCTGAGCAAACCACCGCAAATTTTGCCCGCTTGTTCAAGACAAAACAGCGTTGGGCTGCACCTGTTTGAGGTTATAGGTTATACATGTATCAACAGATAAAAACCATGTTGCTTCTTCAGGAAGCGATGAATTCAAAAGTCAATCCATCCTGGCGTGAGCAAGGCTATGCCTGGTACCGCGCTGTATGGGTTGAGTGCGCGGAACTGATGGACCACTATGGTTGGAAGTGGTGGAAGAAACAATCGCCAGATCGAGATCAGGTCGTTCTCGAGTTAATTGATATCTGGCATTTCGGTCTGAGTTTGTATCTGCTGAAATGTGGTACCGATGACGAAAGCCTTGGCAGGCTCGCCGAGCAGATCGGGCAAGAATTTCTGCTCGATGCCAATCGCAGCGATGAGAATTTTCGCGACGATCTGGAGGCCTTTACCGAAGCGACATTAAGTACGAAGGATTTTTCGATTCCGCTTTTTTGTCGGCTGCTCGATGGTGTAAAACTTGATTTCGATCAGCTGTTCAATAAGTACGTAGGTAAGAATGTGTTAAACCTTTTTCGTCAGGATCACGGATACAAAGAAGGTACCTACAACAAGGTTTGGGCCGGGCGTGAAGATAACGAACATCTCGTCGAAGCCCTTGTGAACCTGGATAGCACGCGCAGCGACTTTGCCGACGCGTTGTACCAGGAGCTAAAACAGCGATATTCCTCGCACAACGAGTAGTATCTCGTCCATTTCTGTATGGGGTGGCGGCGCGATTTGTCCGAAAGGATAGCCTGCTGCGCCAGGAAAGTTAACGTTAACCATAAGCACGGAGATTTATTGTGAAAGCACCCGTAAGAGTTACTGTGACCGGCGCAGCAGGTCAAATTAGTTATTCGCTCTTGTTTCGAATTGCCGCTGGCGAAATGCTTGGCGCGGATCAGCCTGTAATTTTACAAATGCTGGAAATCACTCCTGCGCTAGAGGCTCTGAAAGGGGTTGCAATGGAGCTGGACGACTGTGCATTTCCGCTGCTGCATAGCATGGTGTGCACTGATGACGCAAATGTCGCTTTCAAAGATTCAGACTATGCGTTGCTGGTTGGTGCTCGTCCCCGCGGCCCTGGTATGGAGCGCAACGATTTGTTGGAAGCGAATGCCGCAATCTTCTCTGTTCAAGGCAAGGCGATTAATGATCACGCGTCTCGTGGCATTAAAGTCTTGGTGGTGGGTAACCCGGCCAATACCAACGCACTGATCGCGCAGCGCAACGCGCCTGACATCGACCCGCGTCAGTTTACTGCGA of the Teredinibacter turnerae T7901 genome contains:
- a CDS encoding dUTP diphosphatase, with the translated sequence MYQQIKTMLLLQEAMNSKVNPSWREQGYAWYRAVWVECAELMDHYGWKWWKKQSPDRDQVVLELIDIWHFGLSLYLLKCGTDDESLGRLAEQIGQEFLLDANRSDENFRDDLEAFTEATLSTKDFSIPLFCRLLDGVKLDFDQLFNKYVGKNVLNLFRQDHGYKEGTYNKVWAGREDNEHLVEALVNLDSTRSDFADALYQELKQRYSSHNE